TCGGCGGCCCGATCGCGCATCTCGGCTATTTCCGCAATGAGTTCGTGGTTCGTCGCAAATGGCTCGACGAGCAGGCCTATGCCGACCTCGTCGCGCTGTGCCAGTTCCTGCCGGGGCCTGCCAGCAGCCAGGTCGGATTTTCGCTCGGCCTGATGCGCGCCGGCTATCCCGGCGGGCTTGCGGCATGGACCGGCTTCACGCTGCCTTCCGCCATTGCGCTGGTGCTGTTTGCCTATGGCGCCAGCGCGCTGACGGGGCCTGCGGGCGCGGGACTGCTGCACGGGCTGAAGCTCGTGGCCGTCGCGATCGTCGCGCAGGCGGTCTGGGGCATGGCGCGCAGCCTGTGCCCGGACCGCGAGCGCGCCTCGATCGCCGCGGTGGCGGCACTCATCATCCTGTTCAGCGGCTCGTCCATCGCACAACTCGGCGCCATCGCGCTCGGCGCGGCCGCCGGCTTCTTGCTGTGCCGCCAGGCGCCGGCCGCCTCATCGAGCCATGTCGCGATGCCGGTGTCGCGCACGGCGGGATTCGTTGCGCTGGCCGCGTTCTTCGTGCTGCTCCTGGGCCTGCCTTTGCTCCAGGGTGTGACGGCCTCCCCTCCGCTGACCGTGTTCGACGCCTTCTACCGCTCCGGCGCGCTCGTCTTCGGCGGCGGCCACGTGGTCCTGCCGCTGCTGCGCGAGGCCTTCGTGACGCCGGGCTGGGTGAGCGACGATGCGTTCCTCGCCGGCTACGGCGCGGCGCAGGCGGTGCCGGGCCCGCTCTTCACCTTCGCCGCCTATCTCGGCACCGTCGCAAGCGCGGCGCCGCATGGGATCGCCGGCGCCGCACTCGGTCTTGTCGGCATTTTCCTGCCCGGCATCCTCATCCTGCTCGGAACGCTGCCGTTCTGGGACAGCTTTCGCCAGCGGGCCAGCGCGCAGGCGACGATGCGCGGCGTCAATGCCGCCGTGGTCGGGCTGCTGGGTGCGGCGCTCTACAATCCGGTCTGGACCAGCTCTGTGCAGTCGCCGCAGGATTTCGCCATCGCGCTGGTCGGCTTCGTCCTGCTGACGGCGTGGCGCGCCCCGCCACTTGTCGTCGTCATCGTCAGCGCCCTCGGCGGGATGGCGCTCGCGATGGTGAAATGAGCGTCGTCATGCGTGCATGTGCGTTATGTGATACGGTGCCGCGATCAGGCATGGATCGCGTTGCGGGACTTCGAGAAAATGACTGAACAAAAGGCTTCCCGCGCGCTGCGCGCCCCCATTCAGTACATCGTCGAGGGCGGTCACCGGCTCGGCGGCGCGATCGAGCCCTCCGGCAACAAGAATTCGGCGCTGCCGATCATCGCCGCGGCGCTTCTGACCGACCAGCCGGTGACGCTCGAGAACGTGCCGCGGATCCGCGACACCGAGACGCTGGTCGAGCTGGCGCGCTCGGTGGGTGCCGCGGCCGAATGGCGCGGCCGCAACACGCTCCATATCCACGCGAAGGAAATCCGCGCCGCCGACCTCGATCCCGATCTGTGCGCGCGCATCCGCGCCTCGATCCTGCTCGCCGGTCCCCTGCTCGCCCGCTGCGGCGAGGTGGCGCTGCCGCCGCCCGGCGGCGACGTGATCGGCCGGCGCCGGCTCGACACCCATTTCCTCGCCTTCGAGCAATTGGGCGCCACCGTCACCGCGACCGACCGGCTTGAATTCCGCTGCACGAAGCTGACGGGCGTCGACGTCTTCCTCGACGAGCCGAGCGTGACTGCAACCGAGAATGCGCTGATCGCG
This genomic interval from Bradyrhizobium sp. NP1 contains the following:
- the chrA gene encoding chromate efflux transporter gives rise to the protein MPAATEAGQRDERGGSPLEVLLVFLKLGLSSFGGPIAHLGYFRNEFVVRRKWLDEQAYADLVALCQFLPGPASSQVGFSLGLMRAGYPGGLAAWTGFTLPSAIALVLFAYGASALTGPAGAGLLHGLKLVAVAIVAQAVWGMARSLCPDRERASIAAVAALIILFSGSSIAQLGAIALGAAAGFLLCRQAPAASSSHVAMPVSRTAGFVALAAFFVLLLGLPLLQGVTASPPLTVFDAFYRSGALVFGGGHVVLPLLREAFVTPGWVSDDAFLAGYGAAQAVPGPLFTFAAYLGTVASAAPHGIAGAALGLVGIFLPGILILLGTLPFWDSFRQRASAQATMRGVNAAVVGLLGAALYNPVWTSSVQSPQDFAIALVGFVLLTAWRAPPLVVVIVSALGGMALAMVK